In Triticum urartu cultivar G1812 chromosome 6, Tu2.1, whole genome shotgun sequence, the following proteins share a genomic window:
- the LOC125514454 gene encoding lon protease-like produces MAFKTLQAPPSLARPDSCSFSPSNSKSYCYQPKPHSRPQARIATKNRLQSSVLKCRANPRGHIDEVVQPHQDHQTTEIPIVLHQSVVFPGQTLQMQTVEFRYRIMMQTLLLQEGRSFGIIYSSRKDSRMADVGCMVHIVQCDKLVNDRFFLTCVGGDRFRVLEVVRTKPYVIARVQVLKDRDSPDSSNLGCLMQQVEGHLKDLTMLSDKLSWKLMGDQARQLSRMHSPESFSLVVARLFVEDRSEQQWLLGLDDTAQRLVREEMYLQQRSKYLAAVAAIRDAFGQLSCNKKQ; encoded by the coding sequence ATGGCCTTTAAGACTCTGCAAGCTCCACCCAGTTTAGCAAGGCCAGACAGTTGCAGTTTCAGTCCCTCCAACTCCAAGTCTTATTGTTATCAGCCAAAACCTCACTCAAGACCGCAAGCAAGAATTGCCACGAAGAATCGCCTTCAGAGTTCAGTCCTGAAATGCAGAGCCAATCCGCGTGGCCACATCGACGAGGTTGTCCAGCCCCATCAGGATCATCAGACTACTGAGATCCCCATAGTCCTGCACCAATCAGTCGTTTTCCCCGGCCAGACGCTGCAGATGCAGACGGTTGAGTTCAGATATCGCATCATGATGCAGACACTACTACTCCAGGAAGGCCGCAGCTTTGGTATCATCTACTCCAGCAGGAAAGATAGTAGGATGGCTGATGTTGGATGCATGGTCCATATCGTTCAGTGCGATAAGCTCGTCAATGACCGCTTCTTCCTGACGTGCGTCGGCGGTGATCGGTTCCGTGTCCTGGAGGTCGTCAGAACAAAGCCCTATGTCATCGCAAGAGTCCAGGTACTAAAAGACAGAGACTCGCCTGATTCAAGTAACCTGGGGTGCCTGATGCAGCAGGTGGAAGGGCACTTGAAGGACCTGACAATGCTTTCAGACAAGCTCAGCTGGAAACTAATGGGAGACCAGGCTAGGCAGCTCAGCAGGATGCATTCTCCGGAGTCTTTCTCCTTAGTCGTTGCTCGGTTGTTTGTCGAAGATCGTTCAGAGCAGCAATGGTTGCTCGGATTAGATGATACAGCACAGCGGTTGGTGAGAGAAGAAATGTATCTTCAACAGAGGAGCAAGTACCTGGCAGCCGTAGCAGCGATTAGGGACGCATTTGGGCAACTGTCCTGCAATAAGAAGCAGTAG